Proteins encoded together in one Pseudomonadota bacterium window:
- a CDS encoding right-handed parallel beta-helix repeat-containing protein, whose translation VDAALADSGDGLTWSTAYTTIQAGIYSAGSAVTAVGGPEYCHVWVKAGTYAPTEGSGDNATVLLVDGVRVYGGFSDTALLWADRDPAGNLTTVDGAGVYHVVTGADGAVINGFVITGGNTQSAGGGIDGAGMYNLDASPRVEECTFNDNYSESDGGGMYNAGAAAPVIVGCTFTGNTAESNGAAIANTGTSAPTIEDCLFEDNEAASGMGTGNGGAISGSTSAVVAISRCTFRNNLAVEHGGAIYFNAATGSVSVVDSTFEGNALQFGGGANDGGAVYVSGSTATIERCVLSGSGAPNGGRGGGLYAANSITTVVNTAFLQNTVGSGTGGNYGGAIYATGGTMTITNCTLYGNAATTSAENLGGGIYLSSSANVDSQNTIIWGNTPQGIYVVAGGSCSNVYSDLQDGAGNPDYNNISEDPVFVGGSPYDLHLQGTSPCIDEGTAAGAPAVDLDGDPRPTGDGYDMGAYEF comes from the coding sequence TCGTGGACGCGGCCCTCGCCGACTCCGGCGACGGCCTGACGTGGAGCACGGCCTACACGACGATCCAGGCCGGGATCTACTCGGCCGGCAGCGCGGTGACCGCGGTCGGCGGGCCCGAGTACTGCCACGTCTGGGTGAAGGCCGGCACGTACGCGCCGACCGAGGGGAGCGGCGACAACGCGACGGTGCTGCTCGTGGACGGGGTCCGCGTCTACGGCGGCTTCTCGGATACCGCGCTCCTTTGGGCGGATCGCGATCCCGCGGGGAACCTCACGACGGTCGACGGCGCCGGCGTGTACCACGTGGTCACGGGCGCCGACGGCGCGGTGATCAACGGTTTCGTCATCACCGGCGGCAACACCCAGTCGGCCGGTGGCGGGATCGACGGCGCGGGCATGTACAACCTCGACGCGTCGCCGCGGGTCGAGGAGTGCACGTTCAACGACAACTACTCAGAGAGCGACGGCGGCGGGATGTACAACGCGGGCGCGGCCGCGCCGGTGATCGTCGGCTGCACCTTCACCGGGAACACCGCGGAGTCGAACGGCGCCGCGATCGCGAACACGGGCACGAGCGCGCCGACGATCGAGGACTGCCTGTTCGAGGACAACGAGGCGGCCAGCGGGATGGGCACCGGCAACGGCGGAGCGATCTCCGGGTCGACCTCGGCCGTCGTCGCGATCTCGAGGTGTACGTTCCGGAACAACCTGGCCGTCGAGCACGGCGGCGCGATCTATTTCAACGCGGCGACCGGCTCCGTGTCGGTCGTCGATTCGACGTTCGAAGGCAACGCGCTCCAGTTCGGCGGCGGCGCGAACGACGGCGGCGCCGTGTACGTGAGCGGATCGACCGCGACGATCGAGCGCTGCGTGCTCTCGGGCAGCGGCGCGCCGAACGGCGGGCGAGGCGGCGGGTTGTACGCGGCCAACTCGATAACCACGGTCGTGAACACCGCGTTCCTGCAGAACACGGTGGGCTCCGGGACCGGCGGCAACTACGGCGGCGCGATCTACGCGACCGGCGGCACGATGACGATCACGAACTGCACGCTGTACGGGAACGCGGCGACGACCAGCGCCGAGAACCTGGGCGGCGGCATTTATCTGTCGAGTTCTGCGAACGTCGACAGCCAGAACACCATCATCTGGGGGAATACACCTCAAGGGATCTACGTGGTGGCCGGCGGGAGCTGCTCGAACGTGTACAGCGATCTCCAGGACGGCGCGGGCAACCCCGACTACAACAACATCAGCGAGGATCCCGTCTTCGTCGGCGGCTCGCCCTACGATCTTCACCTCCAAGGGACGTCGCCCTGCATCGACGAGGGGACCGCGGCCGGCGCCCCGGCGGTCGACCTCGACGGGGATCCGCGCCCGACGGGCGACGGGTACGACATGGGCGCCTACGAATTCTGA